AATCATTTACTTGAAGATTTAAATAAAAAAGCAATTGAATTTTCTAAAAAGCTTATATATATAGAATCCTTAAGAAGCAAAATTGAAAGAGCTCAATATATTCACACAGAGGATTCCTTTAGAACTGTTGGCACAAAAGGAGAAAATACACTAAATGCTTTATTAGGTATAGATAGAGTAAGTGTTAATGAAGATAAATCTAAAGAAGAAATAAAAGGTAAAATAAACTATTGGCTCAATGAATTTGACTTAGGAGACAATATTGATATTAAAAAATCAGATGAAGAAAATTATTCTATAGTTATAAGAAACAAAAATTTAGGTATATATAATAACATCTCAGATGTAGGTATAGGAACATCTCAACTATTACCTATAATTGTAGAGTCAGTTAATTCACCAAGAGGTAGTACTATTATTATAGAAGAACCTGAAACACATATTCATCCCAAAGCACAATCTAAATTATCAGATCTATTTGTAGACTGTTCAAAAAATGATGATAAAAAGTTCTTTATAGAAACCCATAGTATATTTTTAGTAACACAACTTCAAATACTTGTTTCACAAGGTAAGATTTCTCCAGAAGATGTTAGGGTATATTACTTTATTCAAGATAAAGATGGCTCAAGAGCAATTAACATGAATATATTGGAGAATGGACAGTTTGAGCAAGAATGGCCAAGTGGATTTTTTGATATTCATTATGAGCTAGGAAAGAAGTTATTTGAATCTATGTAAAATAGTTTATATAAAATAGGTGAAGGTATGAAGCT
This genomic window from Gottschalkia purinilytica contains:
- a CDS encoding DUF3696 domain-containing protein, translated to MIKSVELKNFKAFKKSGTVDIRKVNIFVGANSSGKSSFIQSLLLLKNYIDSKEEDKVFCPTKGIGTYKTLVYNNNLENKIGYKITFSSRKEENLDLQDTLIDVTLFDDEKSMNSEHICDTDEITCSLIESLNDISVKEIEFIIKLNSDGIPVVDEFKIISNKSDEVTIYLNKNSYQLKLNNDELEIPDIIVPFKFYFKVNKDKIKDLSKDSLEIVLKSNHLLEDLNKKAIEFSKKLIYIESLRSKIERAQYIHTEDSFRTVGTKGENTLNALLGIDRVSVNEDKSKEEIKGKINYWLNEFDLGDNIDIKKSDEENYSIVIRNKNLGIYNNISDVGIGTSQLLPIIVESVNSPRGSTIIIEEPETHIHPKAQSKLSDLFVDCSKNDDKKFFIETHSIFLVTQLQILVSQGKISPEDVRVYYFIQDKDGSRAINMNILENGQFEQEWPSGFFDIHYELGKKLFESM